A region from the Nematostella vectensis chromosome 13, jaNemVect1.1, whole genome shotgun sequence genome encodes:
- the LOC5501211 gene encoding growth arrest and DNA damage-inducible protein GADD45 gamma, with protein MLDDIGEFEPFDEPLGKVLMQSKVLQLCLEDVLNSARECNELIMTTHGAAEQLEMDPDDVTLCVLVENRHADPGIQVHCRLIEAFCWEYPIPVVKVDSSRKLKTIAGFSQESTEPVHCLLVKTIEDSRNSLETLLKFSLDRCPLIQLT; from the exons ATGTTGGACGATATTGGCGAATTTGAGCCGTTTGACGAGCCATT GGGTAAAGTCTTGATGCAGTCTAAAGTGCTTCAGCTTTGCCTGGAAGATGTTCTGAATTCCGCCCGTGAGTGTAACGAGCTGATTATGACTACACATGGAGCTGCGGAACAGCTAGAAAT GGACCCAGACGATGTCACCCTGTGCGTCCTTGTGGAAAATCGCCATGCGGACCCAGGGATACAGGTCCATTGCCGACTGATTGAAGCATTTTGCTGGGAGTACCCTATCCCTGTGGTCAAGGTTGACAGTAGTCGCAAACTAAAAACCATCGCTGGATTTAGCCAGGAGTCCACAGAGCCTGTCCACTGCTTGCTTGTCAAG ACCATTGAAGATTCAAGAAATTCCCTTGAGACTTTGTTGAAGTTCAGTCTTGATAGATGTCCACTGATTCAACTTACGTGA
- the LOC5501206 gene encoding serine/threonine-protein kinase MRCK alpha, with translation MTLKPVRSRVTLEERVEQESRLTGKHIKTLVHLQDIHSENERLKARVAELEICEVRAGRVEGLEREIVRLKDELSSCKEVHECAQNSKVALQKLQKDCLAKIDSSNRLLTEKHKAEMLRLVSQKLEEENNWVTERQKLIEKIRELEELGRCQKDAIDKLENSFHLKNDLDFEIQQRDRELERAKKENKHLNEALLAQQEAIKTLTCENESMQKSMDNLCRDVKVMKMQQKQSRDLTFKMCCETQTDLLGDELESMEEKFFNYEKENSLLRGTIKSNESLIGTLEFNLQDSTQTLKLLYKERDLLKNRITGLLDEIKELRSQKPESKQTFSDFVQLKRDFTNLRDEHEKLLKKRSAKPNVLPCLTADAKTVTRTFGRTLVSRNSIGSLNSS, from the exons ATGACGCTGAAGCCGGTTCGAAGTCGTGTGACTTTAGAAGAAAGAGTTGAGCAGGAAAGTCGTTTGACTGGAAAACACATTAAAACTCTAGTGCATTTACAAGATATACACTCAGAAAACGAGCGATTGAAGGCTCGAGTGGCCGAACTCGAGATATGCGAAGTAAGGGCTGGCAGAGTAGAAGGTTTGGAGCGTGAAATAGTCCGGTTAAAG GACGAGTTGTCAAGTTGTAAGGAAGTGCATGAGTGTGCCCAGAATTCAAAAGTGGCCCtccaaaaacttcaaaaagaTTGTCTTGCAAAGATTGATTCTTCAAATCGATTGCTAACAGAAAAACATAAAGCAGAG ATGCTTCGTCTAGTTTCACAGAAGCTTGAAGAAGAAAATAATTGGGTTACAGAGAGACAAAAG CTTATTGAGAAGATTCGTGAGTTGGAAGAGCTTGGTAGATGTCAAAAAGATGCAATTGACAAACTGGAAAACAGTTTTCACCTTAAAAAT GATTTGGATTTTGAAATTCAGCAGCGAGACAGAGAGCTAGAGAGGGCAAAAAAGGAGAACAAACATCTAAATGAAGCTTTGCTCGCACAACAAGAGGCAATAAAAACTTTGACTTGTGAAAACGAATCCATGCAGAAATCAATGGATAACTTGTGCCGTGATGTTAAAGTAATGAAAATGCAGCAAAAACAATCACGAGATTTAACATTCAAGATGTGCTGTGAAACCCAGACAGACCTCCTTGGTGATGAGCTGGAATCAATGGAGGAAAAGTTTTTTAactatgaaaaagaaaacagccTTCTCCGTGGCACAATCAAGTCAAATGAATCGCTTATAGGGACCTTAGAATTCAACCTCCAAGACTCTACACAAACATTGAAACTTCTTTACAAAGAGAGGGACTTACTTAAGAACAGAATCACAGGGCTGCTGGATGAGATAAAGGAACTAAGATCCCAAAAGCCAGAATCTAAACAGACCTTCTCTGATTTTGTTCAGTTAAAACGGGACTTTACAAACCTGAGAGATGAGCATGAAAAGTTGCTCAAGAAACGTAGTGCAAAGCCAAATGTTCTGCCATGTTTAACTGCAGATGCTAAAACTGTGACTAGAACTTTTGGTAGGACTCTAGTGAGTAGAAACAGTATAGGTAGTTTAAACTCGTCTTAG